TGTTCGCACTCGCGCTCACCGCCGACGATGCCGCGAAAGCCGTGGCGGCGCACAAGCGTTTCGTGTTCCTGAGCATGGAGAACGGCTATCCGTTCGAAGGCGACCTGACGCTGATGCGGACCTTCCGTGGTCTCGGCGTGACGATGATGGGCCTGGTCCACTTCAAGAACAACGATCTCGCCGACAGCGCGACCGATACGCCCGAATGGCACGGTCTTTCGCCCAAGGGGAAGGAAGCCGTCGCCGAGGCCAACAAGCTCGGCGTCGTGATCGACGTCAGCCACGCGTCGGACGATGTGCTACGCCAGACCGTGATGCTGTCGAGCGCGCCGATCATCCTGTCGCATTCGGGCATGCGCGCGATCCACAATCACCCGCGCAACGTGTCGGACGAAGACGCGAAGCTGGTCGCGGCCAAGGGCGGCGTCATCCAGATCAACGCGTATAGCGGCTATATGGTCGATCCCCCCGCCGCCAGTGCCGCCCGCGACGCGGCGATGAAGGAGTTGATGGCGAGCTACGAAAAAGCCGATACGATGACCGTCGCCGAACGCCGCGCGCTGATCGCCCGGCGCAAGGCAATCGAGACGCAATTCCCCGCGCCGCGCGCGAATTTCGATATGTTCATGCAGCATTTGCTTCACGCCATCAAAGTCGTCGGGATCGACCATGTCGGCATCAGCGGCGATTTCGACGGCGGCGGCGGCCTCGACGGTCTGGAGGATATCACCGCCTATCCCAAGGTGACGGCGGCGTTGCTCAAGGCAGGTTATAGCCCGGCCGACATCGGCAAGATCTGGGGCGGCAACGCGCTGCGCGTCCTGCGCGCCGCACAGTCGCTGGCCGATCCGGCGGTACTGCCCAAGGTGCCGGTGACGAACTGAGGTAGCCGCACCCACCTCCAACCCGTTCGTGTCGAGCCCTTCGGCTGGCTGGCAAGCCAGCCGCTCAGGATAAACTTCGGCCCAAAGGGCCGAAGTCGAGACACATGCCACAGCGTTCGAGGCACGTCCCTCGACTTCGCTCGGGACGAACGGGGGTGGGGGCGTTCTCGCCCTACTGAACCCGATCAAGCAGATCGCGCACCTTGGCCGCGAGCGTGTGATAGGTGAACGGCTTGGAGATCAGGTCCACCCCCGGCTCCAGCCGCCCGTCGCGCATGATCGCCTCGCGCGTATAGCCGGAGGCGTAGAGCACCCGTATGTCCCCCTGCAGCGCTCGCACGCGCACCGCGAGATCCTGCCCGGACATTTGCGGCATCACCACGTCGGTCAGCAGCAGCGAGATCGGCGTTTCCTGCCGTTCGAGCAGCCGCAGCGCCGCCGCGCCATCATGCGCCTCGACCACGCGGTAGCCGAGTTCGCGCAGGATGCCGACGGTATAGGCGCGGACATCGTCATCATCCTCGACGACGAGGATCGTTTCGGAGAGCTTGCCCGGCTGCGCGGTCGGCGCCTCGATATCCTCGTGGCGTTCGCTGGCGTCGGCGAACTGGCGCTGCAGGAAAATCGATACGCACGTGCCTCGGCCGGGCGTCGAATCGATGTCGATATGCCCGCCGCTCTGCTTGACGAAGCCGTAGACCATCGACAGCCCGAGGCCGGTGCCCTTGCCGACCTCCTTGGTGGTGAAGAACGGGTCGAACACCTTGGTGATCGTCTCGGCGGTCATGCCGATGCCGGTATCGGTCACCTGGATCATCACATAGGCGCCATCGGGTACGCCCGCGACCGGCTCGCCGCCCGTACCGACCGTCACGTTGCGCGCCGCGATCGTCAGCGATCCGCCGTCGGGCATCGCATCGCGCGCGTTGACTGCCAAGTTGAGGATGACGTTTTCGAGCTGGTGCGGATCGGCCTCGATGCTCCACAGGTCGGCGGCGGGCGCGATCTGGATCGCGATCGCCTCGGGGATCGAGCGCGTCAGCAGGTCGGACATGCCCGACAGCAGTCGGTCGATCTCGATCCGTTTGGGGTCGAGCGGCTGGCGGCGCGAGAAGGCGAGCAGCCGCTGGGTGAGCGAGGCGGCGCGATCCGCCCCCTTGAGCGCATTCTCCAGCGCACGCCGCGCGCGTGGGTCAGTCGCCGGGTCGAAGCGGCGCAACACCGTGTCGATATTGCCGATGATGATCGTCAGCAGATTGTTGAAATCATGCGCGATCCCGCCGGTGAGCTGGCCGACCGCCTCCATCTTCTGCGCCTGGCGCAACGCATCCTCGGCTTCCTGCCGTTCGGCGATCACACTCGCCACGCGCATCTCGAGCGTTTCGTTGAGTTCGCGCAGCCGCGCTTCCTGCTCCTTGGCAAGCGTCACGTCGTAGATCACGCCGACCAGCCGATAGCCCGAGCCTTCGCGCAGGATCTCGCCACGCCGCGCGATCCAGCGTTCGCCGCCGTCATCCGCGCGCCGCACGCGGAAAACGTGGTCGAGCGTCTCGGGCGGCGGCCCGCGATTGGGGTCCGGGATCAACGGCACGTCGCCGTCGCTGAGCACGCCGTTGATCGTCCGCACCGGCAGCGCCTGCGCGGGATGCAGCCCGAGCAGCCGGCAGAATTCCTCGGATACGGTCGCGGTGGCGAAGCCGTCGCTATATTCGAAGCTGCCGACCCCGCCCGCCGATTGCGCGATGCGCAGCCGTTCCTCGGCGCGCTTGCGTTCGGTGACATCGACGAGCAGCCCGGTGAAGCGCACCGGCTCGTCATGCGGGTCTAGGTGGCTTTGCCCGCGCGCGTGCATCCACAACGTCGTGCCGGCGGGCGTGACGATGCGGAACTCCTTGGAGAACAGCTCGGCCCCTGCGAGGATCGCCGCCACCGCGATCCGCATGCGCGGGCGGTCGTCGGGGTGGACCGCGGCGAAGAAGCGCGCGGTCGGCAGGTCGGACAAACCGGCGGCGGGATCGAGGCCGTAGAGTTCGGCGAAGCGCTGATCGACTCGCAGCCGGTCGGCGACGATGTCCCAGTCCCACGTTCCGCTCGCGCCCGCCGCCGCGAGCATCGCGAGCAGCCGTTCCGCTTCGATGGCGGCGTCAGGCATCGTCGCCAACCACGCGTGCGATGAAATCATCGAGCAGCGCGCGCAGCGTCTCCAGTGCGGGCAGGTCCATGATCATCGCGATATAGCCGCGGATGTCGAGTCGGCGCACCGCGAAATCGATGTAGAGGAACAGCACCAGCCCGTCGCTCGGCTCGGCCCCATCGACTTCGAACAGCATCGCCCCCGATCCGCGCAGCACCTCCGGGATCGTCATCGACAGCGAACTCTTGAGCAGATTGGCCATCGTCGCGAGGCACGAATTGAGGATGACGTTGCCCGTCTCGACCAGCGCCTCGCGCTCGATCTCGATCACCTCTTCGGGCGAAAGCTCGCCGCGCGTCACCGCGCGCACCAGTTCGAGGCTGTTGGCCTCGGGGAAGATCAACAGCGCGCGGCCGGAGAAGGGGCCGGTGAAATCCTGCCGGACCGCGATCAGATCGGTCGCTTCGCGCTCGGTGATGAGCCGCGCGGCCCGCTGCTGGCTGACCACGTCGATCGACGGCACCGACAGGATGACATGGTCGCCGATCATCTTGCGCAGGTTGGAGGCCGCGCGGCTGACGCCGATGTTGACGATCTCGGTCAGCGCGTCGCGCTCGAGATCGCCGAGCGCCACCCCCTCTGGCATCATGATCGCGCCGCGCGCAGCCGCAACGCGGCTCCCGACAGAAAGCCTTCGAGCCCCTCGGTCGTGACCGGCTTGGCGACGAACGCCGCGCCCACCGCGCGCGCGCGCGCGACGATCTCATCCTGAATGTTGGCGGTGATGATCGCGATCGGCATGTCGGGAAAGCGCGCCCGCAATGCGCCGGCGAGCTCGAGCCCGTCCATCTCGGTCATGTTAAAATCGATCAGCGCGAGATCGAACGACGCCTGATCGACGAGGTCTAGCGCCTGCGCGCCGCTGCCAGCCTCGACCTTGGACCAGTCGGGCTGAAGCGCGGCGAGCGCCTTGCCGGCGACGATCCGCGCAAGCTTGCTGTCATCGACGATCAGGACGTTTACCGGCATTGAGAACTCCGAAGCGCCCCCGTGGGCAGATGGCACGCGTATACCGCCGGCTTAGGCAAAGTCGTGACGGGATGGACTGATCCAGATCAAAGTGCGAGAAGAAACCGCACCGCGCCCAAATCAGCGGGAACATCCGCCAACGGCGCCCGTGCGGCGATCAGCACCTGTACCACCGCCATGTGCAGCCGCGTCACCCCAGCGAGCGACACGATCGCGCCGGCATCGTCCTGCAAGGCGAGCAGCAGCGGTTCGGCGTCCTCGACCAGACAGCGGCCGGCGAGATGGACCATTCCGGCTTCGACACGGACGCTCATGCCACCAACTCGGGCAGGTCGAGCACCAGCAGCACGTCGCCGCTGCCGGTCAGCGCGGTGCCGGTGACGCCGGGCACCGCCGCGAGCACGCCACTGGGGGGACGCACCAACGTGTCGATCCGCTCGCCGAAGCCATCGACACGCAGCGCCACCAGCGCGCCGTCCGCCTGCGTGACGAGCAGCCGCGCGCCGCCGCCGGCTGGTCCGGCGCCGCCGAGCAACGTGGCGAGATCGAGCACCGGCACGGTCCGGTCGCGCAGCACGACGGCAGTGCCGGTGCCGAGCGGGCGCAGCGCGTCCGCGCCGACCTTGACCGTCTCGACGATCTGGTCGAGCGACACGCCGTAGCGGTCGCCACCCACCTCGACGACGAGGATCTGCGTGGTGATGGCGTGGACCGGCAATCGTAGCCGAAAAAGGGTGCCCGCGCCGGGCGTGCTGTCGATTTCGATGCTCCCGCGCAGCCGCTCGATCGCGGCGAGCGCGGCATCCATGCCGACACCGCGCCCCGAAACGCCGGTGACGGCGGCCGCGGTCGAGAAGCCGGCGCGGAAGATCAGCCGGATCGCCTGCGCGTCGCTCAGCGCCTCCGCCGCCGCGCCGTCGATCAGCCCCCGCGCGATGGCGGTGGTGCGGATTCGTGCGGGGTCGATGCCGGCACCGTCGTCGCCGAGCGTCACGACGATCTGCCCGCCTTCGCGCGCAATCTGAAGCGACAGCGCGCCCTCGGCGGGTTTGCCGGCGGCGGCGCGGATGGCGCTATCCTCGATACCGTGGTCGATCGCGTTGCGGACGAGGTGAAGCAGCGGCTCGAACAGGCCTTCGGCGATCTGCCGGTCGACCTCGGTGGTGTGCCCGCGCATATCGAATCGCACTGCCTTGCCGAGTTGCTCGGCGATCTCGCGGACCAGCCGGGGCAGGCGGCGCAGCGTCGGTTCGAGCGACACCATCCGCACCGCCGAGACGGTGCGCAGCAACGCCGCGACAGAGCGGCCGATCTGCGCCTGCGCGGCCCGAACTTCCAGCGCGGCGGCGGCATCGATCCGGTCGAGCCGCGCGGCGATCGGCGCGAGCGTGTTGGCCGCCACCACCAGTTCGCCGAGGTCATCTCCGAGCGCGTCGATTCGCGCGGCGTCCACGCGCAGCACTGCCGTGGCGGCGCTGGTGCTCTCGGCGGCGGCAACCGGCGCCGCGCGCTGCGCGATCGCGGCGATTTCGACTTGGTCGGAGACCATGCGGAACGCGGCGCGCACCGCCGCGACCGGGGCGCCGCTCAGACCCTCCAGCCGGGTGGCGCACTGGAACGGCTCCAGCGCGTCGAGCGCCGGCCACGCGCCCGCCGCCGGCTGCGCGGTCAGGGCGAGCAGATCGGGCACCGCACCGACGATGGCGAGCGGATCGTCACCGCGAAAGAAGCAGTCGGCATCGGGCGTATATCGGAACGCGGTCTGCGGCACGGCGCCATCGCCAAGACGCGCGGCGGTATATAGCGCCTCGGCCCAATCGGCCTCGGGCGCGGTTTCGGCGAGCACCGCCGCCGCCGTCGCCTCGGCCACGATCGCGTCGCCGCGTTCGAGCGCGTCGATCCAGCGATCGGTCTGGTCGAGCGTCGCCACCAGCGTCGCCACCGCCCCCGCATCGAGCGGGGCGGTGCCCTTGCGCGCGCGCTCCAGAACATCCTCGGCGGCGTGGAGCAGCGTTTCGGCCGGCGCCATGTCGAACAGCCCGACCGACCCCTTCAGCGTGTGGACCGCGCGAAACGCGCTGTCGATCGCGCGCGCATCGGCGGGGTCGCGTGCCAGCGTCGCGAGATCGGCCTGCGCCTGCGCGACGAGATCGCGGCCTTCGATCAAAAATTGTTCGAGCAGGTCATCCATCACGCGCGACGATAGACGATCGCATCGTCAAGGCGAACGGTCGTGAACCTGTCCGAAATGCGCGCCATCGATTCGCTGTGCCCGAGCGCGAGATAGCCGCCGGGATTGAGCCGCTCGAACAGATTGTCCGCCGCAAGGGTACGCGCGGCATCGTCGAAATAGATCAGCAGGTTGCGGCACAGGATCACGTCGAACAGGCCCTGATCGACCAACGTCGCGCGGTCGACCAGATTGGCGACGGTGAACTGCACCGATTCGCGCAGATCGGCGATGATGCGCCGGGTTTGGCGATGTTCGGGCTCGAAATAGCCGGCGATCAGTGGCTCCGGCAGCCGCGCCAGCGCGCGCGCGGAGTACCGCCCCTCGCGCGCCATCGCGAGCGCATGGGTGTCGATGTCCGATCCGACGATCTCGATATTGTACGCATCGACCAGCCGCCAGTTCTCCAGCAGCCAGATCGCGATCGAATAGGCTTCCTCTCCGGTCGAGCACGGCATCGACCAGATACGGATTCGGTCGCCCGGCCGCCGCTCCGCAGCCAGGGCTGGCAGGATCTGCCGGGCAAGCGCCGCGAACTGATGCTCCTCGCGGTAGAAATAGGTCTCGTTGATCGTGAAGGCGTTGATGAGCGCTTCGCGCTCGCCAAGGTCCGCGGCGGCGAAGGCGAGATACGCGCGCGACGTGTCGCGGCCGGTGCGTTTCATCCGCTCGGCGATGCGGCGTTCGATATAATAGCGCTTGGTCTCACCGAAGGTCATACCGGTCCAGCGGTAGATCAGATCGCTGGTGCGGGTGAGGTCGTCGTCAGCGAGCCGGGCCGGCGACTCGCTCATGTCGCGAAAAGGCCGGCGAGCGCGGGCGCGATGCGATCGAGCGGCAGCGTCTCGCTCGCGCCACCCGCCGCGACCAGCGCGCCGGGCATGCCCCAGACGATCGCCGTCTCGGCGCTTTCGGCGATGGTGTGGCCACCGCCACGGTATAGGTCGGCCATCGCGTTCGCTCCGTCATTGCCCATGCCGGTCATCAACACGCCAACGAGGCGTTCGGGGGCGAGCGACGTGACGGCGCTTTCGACGAGTCGATCGACGCTCGGATGCCACAGCCGCGCCGGATCGCTCGGCGCGGACATCGCGACGAGCGCGCCGGCGCGGCGCGAGACGATCACATCGGCATCGCCGCGCCCGATATAGGCGCGCCCGGGTTCGAGCGGCACCGCTGCCGATACTTCGACCACGTCGAGCGCGCAGAGCCGGTCGAGCCGCCGCGCCAGCGCGCCGGTGAAGCTCGCCGGCATGTGCTGCGCGATGACGATCGGCCAGGGGAAATCCGCTTCCAGTCCGCCGAGCAGCGCGTCGAGTGCGGGCGGGCCACCCGTCGAGCAGCCGACCAGCACGAGCCCGGCGGGCGCCGCGGCGCGCGTCGGCGGGCGCACGCTGGCGGCACGGGCGCGCGGCGCGGTCTTCGGGCCGGGCAGGGCAATCCCGCCGGCGCGCGCGCGCACGCGCTCGGTCAGCCGAGTCGCACGCGATACGCGCGCGGTCGCGGCGGCGCGAACCTTGTCGACCAGCACTGGCGCGAGCGAATCGATCTCCAGAGAGATCGCGCCGCGCGGCTTGGCGATGAAATCGACCGCGCCGAGCGCCATCGCCTCCAGTGTCTCGTCGGCGCCCTCGGCGGTCAGCGCGGAGACCATGACCACCGGGCAGGGGCGCAGCAGCATGATCCGGTCGAGACAGGCGAGTCCGTCCATCTCCGGCATGTGGATGTCGAGCGTGATGACGTCGGGCGCGAAGTCGCTCAGCAGCGCCACCGCCTCGGCACCCGAACGCGCGATCGCGACCTCGAAATCGCCCGCGCCTTCGAAGATGTCACCCAGCAGTCGCCGCATCAGCGGCGAATCATCGACGATCAGCAATCTGGTCACGGCTGTGCGGCCACGCCTTCCGGCCCGAGTGCGGCGAGCATGTCCTGTTCGGCGCGGTCGAGCATGTCGCGCGGCGAGACGATCAGCACGATCCGCTGCTCGTCGGCGAAATTGGCGACTCGCTCGAACACCCGCGTTTCCGCGCCGCCGAGCTCGGGCGCGTCGCGAAGCGCCGATACCGGCACGCGCAGCACCTCGGGCGCGGCATCGACGGTGAAGCCGACTCGCATCGCGCCGAGCCGGACGACGATGATCCGCCGCTTGCCACCCTGC
This genomic stretch from Sphingomonas panacis harbors:
- a CDS encoding dipeptidase — protein: MVNGRNRHITALLASAALLIGGAGYAASRKAPADPARAIHETLIVLDTHFDTPANLGRPGWSIMDRHATVTDGDQVDYPRMVQGGVDGGFFAIYTPSGPRTPVGDRAARDFGIQRAVQIREMAAKHSDVFALALTADDAAKAVAAHKRFVFLSMENGYPFEGDLTLMRTFRGLGVTMMGLVHFKNNDLADSATDTPEWHGLSPKGKEAVAEANKLGVVIDVSHASDDVLRQTVMLSSAPIILSHSGMRAIHNHPRNVSDEDAKLVAAKGGVIQINAYSGYMVDPPAASAARDAAMKELMASYEKADTMTVAERRALIARRKAIETQFPAPRANFDMFMQHLLHAIKVVGIDHVGISGDFDGGGGLDGLEDITAYPKVTAALLKAGYSPADIGKIWGGNALRVLRAAQSLADPAVLPKVPVTN
- the cheB gene encoding chemotaxis-specific protein-glutamate methyltransferase CheB codes for the protein MTRLLIVDDSPLMRRLLGDIFEGAGDFEVAIARSGAEAVALLSDFAPDVITLDIHMPEMDGLACLDRIMLLRPCPVVMVSALTAEGADETLEAMALGAVDFIAKPRGAISLEIDSLAPVLVDKVRAAATARVSRATRLTERVRARAGGIALPGPKTAPRARAASVRPPTRAAAPAGLVLVGCSTGGPPALDALLGGLEADFPWPIVIAQHMPASFTGALARRLDRLCALDVVEVSAAVPLEPGRAYIGRGDADVIVSRRAGALVAMSAPSDPARLWHPSVDRLVESAVTSLAPERLVGVLMTGMGNDGANAMADLYRGGGHTIAESAETAIVWGMPGALVAAGGASETLPLDRIAPALAGLFAT
- a CDS encoding CheR family methyltransferase — protein: MSESPARLADDDLTRTSDLIYRWTGMTFGETKRYYIERRIAERMKRTGRDTSRAYLAFAAADLGEREALINAFTINETYFYREEHQFAALARQILPALAAERRPGDRIRIWSMPCSTGEEAYSIAIWLLENWRLVDAYNIEIVGSDIDTHALAMAREGRYSARALARLPEPLIAGYFEPEHRQTRRIIADLRESVQFTVANLVDRATLVDQGLFDVILCRNLLIYFDDAARTLAADNLFERLNPGGYLALGHSESMARISDRFTTVRLDDAIVYRRA
- a CDS encoding chemotaxis protein CheA → MDDLLEQFLIEGRDLVAQAQADLATLARDPADARAIDSAFRAVHTLKGSVGLFDMAPAETLLHAAEDVLERARKGTAPLDAGAVATLVATLDQTDRWIDALERGDAIVAEATAAAVLAETAPEADWAEALYTAARLGDGAVPQTAFRYTPDADCFFRGDDPLAIVGAVPDLLALTAQPAAGAWPALDALEPFQCATRLEGLSGAPVAAVRAAFRMVSDQVEIAAIAQRAAPVAAAESTSAATAVLRVDAARIDALGDDLGELVVAANTLAPIAARLDRIDAAAALEVRAAQAQIGRSVAALLRTVSAVRMVSLEPTLRRLPRLVREIAEQLGKAVRFDMRGHTTEVDRQIAEGLFEPLLHLVRNAIDHGIEDSAIRAAAGKPAEGALSLQIAREGGQIVVTLGDDGAGIDPARIRTTAIARGLIDGAAAEALSDAQAIRLIFRAGFSTAAAVTGVSGRGVGMDAALAAIERLRGSIEIDSTPGAGTLFRLRLPVHAITTQILVVEVGGDRYGVSLDQIVETVKVGADALRPLGTGTAVVLRDRTVPVLDLATLLGGAGPAGGGARLLVTQADGALVALRVDGFGERIDTLVRPPSGVLAAVPGVTGTALTGSGDVLLVLDLPELVA
- a CDS encoding response regulator transcription factor, whose translation is MPVNVLIVDDSKLARIVAGKALAALQPDWSKVEAGSGAQALDLVDQASFDLALIDFNMTEMDGLELAGALRARFPDMPIAIITANIQDEIVARARAVGAAFVAKPVTTEGLEGFLSGAALRLRAARS
- a CDS encoding chemotaxis protein CheX, which encodes MMPEGVALGDLERDALTEIVNIGVSRAASNLRKMIGDHVILSVPSIDVVSQQRAARLITEREATDLIAVRQDFTGPFSGRALLIFPEANSLELVRAVTRGELSPEEVIEIEREALVETGNVILNSCLATMANLLKSSLSMTIPEVLRGSGAMLFEVDGAEPSDGLVLFLYIDFAVRRLDIRGYIAMIMDLPALETLRALLDDFIARVVGDDA
- a CDS encoding hybrid sensor histidine kinase/response regulator, with product MPDAAIEAERLLAMLAAAGASGTWDWDIVADRLRVDQRFAELYGLDPAAGLSDLPTARFFAAVHPDDRPRMRIAVAAILAGAELFSKEFRIVTPAGTTLWMHARGQSHLDPHDEPVRFTGLLVDVTERKRAEERLRIAQSAGGVGSFEYSDGFATATVSEEFCRLLGLHPAQALPVRTINGVLSDGDVPLIPDPNRGPPPETLDHVFRVRRADDGGERWIARRGEILREGSGYRLVGVIYDVTLAKEQEARLRELNETLEMRVASVIAERQEAEDALRQAQKMEAVGQLTGGIAHDFNNLLTIIIGNIDTVLRRFDPATDPRARRALENALKGADRAASLTQRLLAFSRRQPLDPKRIEIDRLLSGMSDLLTRSIPEAIAIQIAPAADLWSIEADPHQLENVILNLAVNARDAMPDGGSLTIAARNVTVGTGGEPVAGVPDGAYVMIQVTDTGIGMTAETITKVFDPFFTTKEVGKGTGLGLSMVYGFVKQSGGHIDIDSTPGRGTCVSIFLQRQFADASERHEDIEAPTAQPGKLSETILVVEDDDDVRAYTVGILRELGYRVVEAHDGAAALRLLERQETPISLLLTDVVMPQMSGQDLAVRVRALQGDIRVLYASGYTREAIMRDGRLEPGVDLISKPFTYHTLAAKVRDLLDRVQ